The DNA segment TTTTGTTATGCATTATTTGCCCCTTAGACAAGAATAGACTCCGGTTCAATGAAACAGGCGAATACAAGTAGATCAGGGCGATTCAACTAGAATACGTATCTGATCGAAATTACCTGCCACCATCTTTACCATTAACGTTTTTCGATCCTCACTCAGGGTTAATACGTCTAAAGTTGACTCGTCAATCTCTCGCCAGGTTGATGACTCACCGGTGATTCCCCTGTTGATATCATCACTGTAATCAACATTCGGATTTCCGAACAAGGAATCTGACTCGATTATCTTGTCAGTATCTACCAGAACACCAACAATGGGACATCTGAATGCAATCGTCCCATTTAGAACTAGATTTTGCTCAAAACTTGTCCCGCCAACACGATCTATATGAAGTAGAAAACTGTCGACAGGTTTGTCCACTTGCCCGGGGATTGCTTCAGTATCCAGAGTTAGGTCCTGCGATGTATACTGCCCTGAGGATATCAAACCAGTGATCTCATTTTGAAGTGGAACTGATTTTCGTTCCTCAATAAGAAACATTTTGCTGTCGCTTTCAAACGCATCCTGCTCCAGCGATTTCGGGCTGGCACGTAAAAAGTCTATACTTCCTTTTACTTCGACTGACGTGAGCACATCTTTCCATGTCTGTTTGTAAGCATATCGATCGCACGGTATGTCGCTGACAGTGCCCGAACCATAAGAAACCTGTTTGGCCTGCCCGGCAGTCAGAACATTATCATAGTGCTTGTCATAAAGCGATGCCATTTCAACTTTACCATCGAACACACTTACTTCACTGCTTTGGTTCTGCCTTACAGTAACACCAAACTCTGTACCAAGATCGGTGATCTCAAAGTCAGCACTCTGAATTTTGAATCCGTATGCCTTAGGCGGAACACTGCATGCAACCTTGCCGTAATAAAGGAAGATTTCGTCTGTATCGCGCATTTCGAACTTTGCCGGAGACTCAATTATAACGTCTGCTCCGTTGTTGCTGAGTATTCTGGCAAAACCTTTTGTCAACAAATACGGGCTGTCGCCTGTCCAGAAGCCAACTCCGTTTGTCCACCGCACTCCTTCGTCCGTCCACTCTGCATCCACCTGGTCAACGAGCGTAGCAACCTTGATGCTGCCCTCTTTAGGACGGACAAAATTCAGAATGAAAACAACAAATAGAAGTGCCGCGGAACTAATGATAAGTGTAACAATCTGAAACTTACTAAGTTTGTGCTTTTCACGTTGCGGGTATTCCACCTTTTGAATTATGTTCCGGCCTTCCTCTTGTTCGGAAACGACTACAGCCGGAGCTGTCATCTCATACTTGCTCAACTCCGCCCAAAAGTCAGAGCTTATCGGGTCTGATAGACTACTTTGGCTGAGATCGATACCGTTCTTCAGCAAAGCCGTGTTTTTCATAAACTCTCGATAAAACTCTAGTGCCTCAGGAGATTGAGCGAGCTGCTGGTTTAACACGGATAGTCCGTGATCAGTTATCGAACCGTCCATCAGCCCCATTATGAGCTTGCACAGTGCTATTCTTTGATCGTCACTAATCATTCGTTATGTCCTGATGTTCATACTATCTCAAATATACTGCTAAAAAGCTCAGTCCAATATCTGGGCCGTGCCTTTGAAAAGACCCAGGAGCGCTCGCAGGTTATAACCGTTCTGGTTTGGCAGATTAGGTCTGTCCTGACTATCACCCCAGAAATCATCTGCATTTATGGCTTCTTTGTCATTGCTGAATACAACATGGCCGTCTCCATGAAGCACATTGATACCTGCAGGCTTATTCACCCCCGCGCGGTGCATTACGGTATTCTGTGTATCGATAAGGTCAGCGGCCAGACTCGTGCTAGAAGTCATGTTTGAAACCTTATAACCTACCATGTGAACCTTTACGTCCCGGTTGCTGCTTCCACACTGGATAACTTCCCTGGCACGTACTTGAGGGATATAGCTGTAACTTACTCTTACCGCCGCACTGTTGGAGTTACCTGGTGGATTCTTGACAAAAGGCCAGGAAAGGCGACCAATATAGGGTTCGTAAGAATAAGTCTTGCTGACGGTACGTGCTGAGGGACAATAAAATACTTTAGGATCCTTCAGATAATCTGTGGTGATCAGCCACGTCATATTATATGGATCACCTATTATTTTGTCTTGATCAGAGGTTGCGTTCGGGTTGATGTGGCAAGCAAAATATGCCGCCCAGCCTGCATAACCTGCTGTGCCTCGCCAGTTTTCTTCCATCCAGCTTGGAGGCACCTTATTGTTATTATCAGTTGCATAAGTGAGCATGCTGATTCCGACCTGTTTTAGATTGGAACCGCAGGTCACACGGCGAGCTCGCTCTTTGACCATGCCCAGTGCGGGCATCATAATGGCCAAGAGTAATGCGATAATCGAGATCACTACCAACAATTCGATGAGGGTAAATCCGCCTTTTTTCAAATTCATGTGTTTTATTCCCGCTTTAATTCCAGTGTTTTCCGCCAAACAACTTTACAACAAAACACGATCATTGACTCAGGTCACTACTCTATGCCGCTACCAGTCTGCAGGCACTATTCATTCCGTCCGGTTGCTAAATTGTTTTGGATGCATCGATACAAGAGATTATGTATCCGTGCTAATGTATGGTAGATACCTGTTTTCGATCGCCCCAATACTTCAGCGATCTTGCTCATGGGGTAGCCCTGGTAGTATTTTAGGCTCAGTATTTCCTGGTCGCGACCATCCAGTTTCTTGCGGCACTTTTTCAGGACTGCCAACCGCTCTGCCAAACGCTCTTCTTCTTCCATTTCGCTCATCTCTAATTCAGCAATGCGAGTGTACAGGTCAGGATTCAAAAGAGGACGTGACTTGCTGTTTTTCCGCAAGAAATTCAGGGCCTTGTTCCTTGCGATAGTGATGCCCCAAGCAGTGAAATTCGACCCTCTTTCGAACCTGGAAAAGTTTTCCAGCATTGCTGCTGCGGTATCCTGCAAAAGGTCCTGAGCATCGCTTTCATTGTGAACCATCGCGAAAAGGAAGCTCAAGATGCGGGTCTGAGACTGTCCGTAGAGCTCAAAAAACTCTCTATTCCTATTATTTTGCGAGCTTTCACTCATGTCTCTAAGCCTTATCGCTCATGTTTACACATTTTTGGCTTGTCTTTTCGTGCTTAACACTATGTTAACAATTTGCCACCCTTTTTTTGATGAGTAAAATTGAAAAATTACTAACATACTTGTTTGCAGATGACATATTTGCATAGATGAGGCCTCTACGAGCAAAAAAACAGCCGCCTCGCCCCAACATATCCCATATGCAAACAGATTCGTCTTTCCAGGGCCAGTTACTGCAAAACAACCATCCTGAAACAACCATTTACTGGAATTTTTCGCCAATCCTGACCATGGCTAAATTCGGTTAAGCCAAAAAAAATATGGCCCCAGCACAGTGCCAGAGCCATATTTTGTTAACATCTTTAAAGTCGCTGATTACAGATTACTCGCATCCAGCAGCCAGTCCTGAGCCAAGTAGACGAAATCCAAGAAGTCGACGACACAATCGTCATTGATGTCCTCGTCAAGTATTTTGTACTCGTTGAGGCAGAGCTTCGTGGTGACATCGTCTTTGATCAGGAAGAAGTCGCTAAACTCTTCGGTGGCACCGGAGGCATCGCCGCGGTAGAACCTGATCTGATATACTGCGGTGGCAGCACCATTTGGGATATCCCACACGTACTTGTGCCACTGACCATCGTGTGAGCTCATATCGAACCAGTCTCTGTAGATTCCGTCGTCATTTCGGCTGTCGATACGAATGTCGGCAGAACCGCTCGTGCTTTCCTGATAGACCCAGTAGCCGAACTTGTCAAACTCGCTGAAGTCAACATCCTGCGGAAGTCCTATTGTAATGCCGTGAGCCCAGCCACCTTCTGAATCATCGTATGACCAGACCATTGTACGATTACCTGGATCGTGATTTTCATCAGCCGGAGTGGGGCTGAAATTGAGTTCCACACTACCAACGGCCCAAGTCGTACCGTCGCCTTCCCAGGGTGCTACGTAGTCGGTCAGCTGCGGTTCCTGATCAGGGAAGTTAGGATCAGCCCAGTTTTCGTGATCCAGATATGCATACTCAGATGGCGGGAACTGTTTGGTGTCAGTGAGCCACTCCGTTGCTAGTTGTTCGAGATCGTACATATCAACTCGGAGATCGTCTGTGAGATCAGTCTTCAGGTCACGAGTCGTGAAACGCCATACGTCACTCTGCCACAGCGGATTGCCCGACCCGTCTGATTCCACAACATACCAGTAGTACGTCGTGTCGAGATCCAGGTTGAAACCAAAACTTGCCTCAGGTGAAGTCAAGCCGGCAATAACCGATGGATCCGTCAGCGGATAGTTCGGATCGTAGTCAGGAGCATCCAGATCCGGTGCCGTCGTGCTGTAGTAAACATCGAACAGCTCGGACCCCTCGCCAGCATACCAGCTCAGATCAGTGTCGAACGGCACACCAGTGGCGTTGTCCGCGGGAGAAGGATAAACCGGCGCGTCGACGAGATCTTCATGCGGCAGAGCATAATTGTAAAGCTTAACGTTATCCAGGTATCCTCCAAATGGAACCAGGCCATCTCCTCTCAAGGCACCAATAGTAATCGGCTCTCCGGTTCCTGTACCAAGTGAGAAGTCAGAAGTGCCGGCCCAAAGGCCATTGATGTAGAATCTTACATTTGATCCGTCGAATGCAATTGCAACTTTGTTCCACTCATTGGCTGTTACCTGTTTAGTGCTTGTTCTCGTAATATCCCACGTACCTCTCCTCGCAATACTTACAGTACCATCTGCGTTGACAGTAGTATGGAACATCATGCCGTCTACAGACCATCCGGTCCGCTTGGACAAAAGACCCCCGCGAGTGACGCCGTCCCACTTGACCCAGGCATGTATCGTGAACTCGCCTGTCTCTGCGGTGGGATCCCACGTGCCTGCTGTCGATGCTTGATCTGATGTGAAAATTCCAACAGCGCCTGTGGCATTGCCGTCGGCATCTGTCACGAATGTTGGTGCAGTCGTACCGACCTTAGTCGCATCATGCCCATAACCCGAAACATCCAGGTAAGTGTTGTTGCTGAAGTCACTCTGATCCATCGTCCAGTGTGCCTTGAGTGTTTTGAGGATCAGATTAGCGGGCTCAGAGGCCTCACTGCCTGCACTGTTCGTCAAAACACAACGGTACATCGCTTCATCAGCGGCTGTTACGCCGGCAATCGTCAGCTCAGACGTATTCGGTGTGCTTGCTTCATCCAGCGTGACAGTCCCGGGTGCTGTGGTCCAGCTAGCACCGCCATCGGTGGATTTTTCCCATACATTTGAAGTAATCGCAGACTCGGAAACAAATTCAACTGTAAAGACCGCATCCTCACCTGCGAACAGCGCTTCACCGGTCGGGGTAGCATCGTCAATTGCAGGTAAAGCGGGAATAGTCGTAAAGCTCCACGCATCACCTAAAAAAGGCTCTGTGACGCCAGGCTCATATGAGTCAACTATCCAGTAATAAGTTGTGCCGTTTGCCATTGGACTCGGACTGGGTGAAATGGTCGTGATATCTTCAACACCATTGGTCAGTTCAGTCAGCCCATAGTTCGCCAGACTGTAGTTCGGCTCATTCGTGCCGAAATAAACCCTGCAACCATCCTGAGTGTAAGCTTCCGGAGCCGTCCAGCTAAGATCTGTGTCAATAGCTACATCTTCAGCTCCATCAGCCGGCGTTGGTTGACTTGCTGCGGGATTGGCTGAGTTGATATACAAATTATCAAACTCTACGCCGAAACCGTTAACGGCCACCTTATGGCTGGTTACAGCCGGCACGTCGGAGATGTTTGCGGTAGCGATTGCATAATTACTCGGATCGGCAACGTTGACAACTTCGAGAGTGACCTCCGAACCTGTATCGGTGACCGTAATGTTCCAATCGCCTGCTACGCCATAAGTCAGGTTACTAGTGTCTTCCTGAAGGCTGCTTACTCCGGCCCAAGCCGCTCCGTCTGCTGCCTTATACATTATACCTGTATTATACTGGTTGTTCATGAAAGAAAAACGCAATCCGGTACCGATAACGCCACCCATATTTGGCCATCCAGCGGTATCGTATTCACCGTTGGATCGTGTCCAGATCACAATACCTTTGCCTGCGGGAATGTATGCAGTAGTGGTAACCGTCAACGTTCCCTGGGTCGTAGGATCCCAACCTCCAACAGTCGCCATGTAAGGCCTGGCGTCCACCTGGGTCATGGTTAGATATCCGGGGTATTCGAGAACTTCAGACCCATCCTTTACCACCGGGATCCACGTACTGGCATCCAACTCGCCGTCCGTGAAATTGTCGGCCACCGGAATGGCCTGAGCAGCGCCTGCTACGAGCAGACATAACATTAGCATTATTAATTTCTTCATCATCTTACTCCTTAAAAATACATTTTATTTATTAGTCACTCCGAAAACGCCTCTTCGTCAGGCAATTCCCGCAATATCTGCTTCTGCAGTTTAGAAAAGCCTTGACTCATGTTTTCACAAAACTCCGAACCAACACCAAAAGAGGACTGCTTTTTGGCTTAAGCGACTTCTGAATGCCTGACGCTGCATCTCATGGCAATTAATGGCTATTTAACGCCATTCATCATGTCTCTAATCCGTACAACAAATAACTATTCTCTTTTTGATGAAAAAAATTGAAGTTTTTTCTTTTTTGTTCATTTGCAGGTCAGATGACATTATCAGTGATGATGTGACAATTACAGTCCCGATGAACGTCTAAATTGGTGATTACCCAGTCCATGCACTCCCGGCTTGATATTATCAAAAAACAATGGAACAAGTCAACTGGTGAGAAACTTGCCACCTACTGGCGACTGGAATGCTCCCAAAAGCTTATCCAGTTTATGTGATGGTATAATCGACTAATTTGGTATATTGATATGACTAGATTTAGGAGATTATGCTCATGAAGAAACGTTTTAGCGGTCCACAGATTGGTGCCAAATTACGGCAGGCAGATGTTTTGATCGGCCAGGGTAAGACGGTGCCGGGGTATGCAAAGAGATCGAGATCCCGCCACAGATGGCGTCGGCATGAGCCCTGACATGGTCAGGCAACTGCGTTAGGTTCAGGAGCCCGCCCTCATTTAATATCCCCCCTCCAGAATCCATAGCAACGTTGTCCTTAAACAGACAATTTCTCAAAGTAAGCTTGCTTTGGTATACACGTGGCTTGACCCCGAAAAACTGTACCGTTGCTGATTAGAGAGTATCCGTTATAATTTGTTAGTTTTTATGGAAAGGATGCTCTTATGAAACGCAAGAATCACAGTCCCGAACAGATTGTCAAGATGCTCCGCCAGGCGGATGCTGTAATCGGCTCCGGCGGTACGGTCCAGCAGGCCTGCCGTGAGCTGGGCATCAGCGAGGCGACCTACTACAACTGGCGCAAGCAATACGGCCGCATGAAGCTCGACCAGGTCAAGCAGCTCAAGGCCCTGCAAAAAGAGAACGCCCAGCTCAAAAAGCTCGTTGCCGACCAGGCACTGGACAACGCCATACTCAAAGAGGCGCTTTCGGGAAATTACTGAGCCCGGCCCGGAGACGCAAAGCGGCCAGGCATGTTCAAAAGAGTCTGGCCGTATCCGAGCGTCGGGCATGCAAGGTGATAGGTCAGCCGCGAGCCAGCCAGCGGTATAAACCTCAGCAGCAGCCAACGAACACGGCACTGACCAGCAAGATAATCGAGCTGGCAAAGGAACACCAAAGCTACGGCTACAGGTTTATAACGGCCAAGCTTCGTCAGCATGGCTGGCGTGTAAATCATAAACGAGTTCAACGAATATGGCGAAAGGAAGCATTACAGGTGCCTCACAGACGCAAAGGACGAAAAACGAAAGGCAACAGCGACAACAGCTGCAGCGTGCAAAAAGCCGACTACAAGGACCATGTCTGGACGTATGATTTCGTCAGCGACCAGAGCGAGGACGGTCGCAGTCTGAAGTTTCTCACGGTGCTCGATGAGTTCACGCGTGAGTCGCTTACGATAGAAGTAGGCAGGTCGATCAAGTCGGGCGATGTGGTTGAAACGCTGGAATACCTGTTTGCGGTCCGAGGCGTGCCTGGGTTTATACGTAGCGACAACGGGCCGGAATTTGTGGCTAGTGCGATCAAGAAGAAGCTCGGCAAAAAGAACGTCGAAACGCTTTATATCGAGAAGGGTCAGCCGTGGGAAAATGGCTTCATCGAATCGTTCAACGGCAAGTTCAGAGATGAGGTGCTCAATCGTGAGCTGTTTTATTCGGTTAAGGAAGCGAAAGTGATTGTCGAACAGTGGCGGATGGAATATAATAACCATCGGCCGCACAGCGGGCTGGACTACGCGACCCCGGCCGAGTTCGCCGCCACGTGCATTGCTTCCGCTTCGCCTACGGCTCAGCTACAGCAATACACGACAGATGAGAAGGACAACTCTCTAACAGTAGCTGGTACATAATTCGGGGGCAGGTCACACGCATCCCACCGCCCTGATAATGATCAGGCATGAGACCGACAGCATTGCCGCCTGATATTGTGAGTCCTTCCAAAACTACCGGCGAATCTATACATCCAGCAGTAACCACGTGGCAACTATTATCATCTCGAGAACCTCCATTGTCATCTAAACTAACCGACCCCTTCGAGGTTTAGACATAAAAAAAGCACCGATATCATTGTTTGACACCGGTGCTTGCCGAACGGAGGAGGAGGGATTCGAACCCTTCAGATTCACGGTAAACAAAGGACTTACAACAATTTTTGGGGTATTAAGTATAGTCTTAAGTATATGGATAACCCATTGCCCCTACAGAGATTAACAAAGACTGAAAGACGTTTTTTTTCAAACAAACTGCTTTCTTCAATAAATGCTTTACTTTGCCACCTCTATGTCAATTTAGGGTGGTGCTAAAGTGGAGTTATTTTCGTCGCATACGCATTTGGGACGCATACATAAACACTCACTATTTAGAACAAGGGGGCTGCTTACATTGCAGCACCCTTATCATAACAACCTACTTAATCCAGCCGACCAATTTGAAAATTGTCAATATAGCCTTCAAAATCCCAGCCAGCACCTCTCAATTGAATGCTAATAATAGATGCAGCCTCTGGCCAAGTCTCCTGAATATTAAAAGCGATCCCCTGCACCCACTCCCCCTGTGGCACATCTAAGCATCTCTGAATGAACGTTGATTCAGTTTTGTCTTGAATAGCACCTCCGTAGTTCAATGCATACTTGAGAATCATCTCATTGCCGTCAGAATCCTGTGCCGTCAACTGCACTATCACTGGAAACTCTCCACAATTCCAGCCGCAGCCTGCTCCTACGCTACGGTAGACTGCATTTGCATCAAAAGCTACATAGGTGCCTGAATTCACAGGAATTGAAGCTTCCTTCAAAACGCCAACACTTCCACCATTACCACCTGCGCCAGATCTGTAAAATTTCAATGCACCATCTTCAACTACTACGCTTCCTGGGTAATCATCGTTATTTTGCTCCTGCCACTGCGGGTCAGAAACAAAATCACCATCATTAAAGTTGTCGAAAAACAATGTTGGCTCCTTGATTGCCAAGATTCTTCGTGAGCCATACCAAGACCCCAAACTGACTAAATAATTGTCAATATTATCATGAGCCATATAATATGAGGGCTTGCTATGTTCATGACGTGAAGCATAGTAATATCTATCTGAGGAGTATTGTTTTACTCCACCTCTTGTGACAAATGCACAATCGCCATGTTCGGTAAGCCCTAAACCATCGAACAAAGCCAAAAGATCGCCGCCATCAGCATAAAACTGTTTTAAGTCATTCCAATCTGCAACCCGATAATCAGCACCAAACTGTTCACAGACTATTGCATCCCACTCGGCTTGATCATCATAAAGCCCTTCCGTAACGATAAATCCATTTACTGGGGTGGGCTCAATTTGCTCCAACCAAAACTCAGAGAGCACGATCAGATCCAGAATATCAATGTGCTTATCCCTATTCACATCTGCCCCATCACAGTAAGTAAGCGAGTCGCATGAATTGAGCCAATTACCTGCAAGCTTAGCAAAATCCTTAAAATTGACACTGCCATCGCCTGTGATATCTGCCACATCCAAAGGTTCAAGAATGTTTAACGTAATTATCGAACTCCAGTTATTTGTTTCGTCGGACTCTTCTACACTGTCAAAATCATCCCCCTTGATTCTGACGTAATATGTACCTGCTTGCTGAGGTGCAACAAAAGTTAGTTTGCCTACGTGATCAGAGCCAGCAGCAAGAGAAGACATCTCTAGTTCAGCAACCGCACTAGTCTCACCCAAACTATTCCAGTCCACCTGCTGATCAGTTTCTATATATGCAGTCGTATCGAAATAGTATGGGTCGTTAGGTACGGCATTAACTGTACCAGTGTTGGAAATAGTAACAGGAATTTCCAGATTCCCCCCAGTTAATTTCTCAGTTGTTGTCAAATCGACTTCAACCACAATATCAACGTAATCAGGTGAGGGGCCGTCAGAAATAATGAGATCGACACTTTCACCAATGGTCGTAAATGAACCAGAAGCTGGCAGTTGTGAAATTACGAAGCCGACAGGAACAGTTTCGCTATAATCGTGAGAAATGGAACCAAGGGTAAGCTGTGAATTCGCAAGAATACTCTCTGCTTCTGCCTCAGAACAACCAACTACATCTGGCACAGTAACAGTTACAAGCTCAAAATCAACTACAATCTGATGATCAGATTGGACATTCGTAATCGTACATTGATCTTGCCCATCAATTGTAGACTGATGCACGTCATCGATGAACCACTGACTTACCCTATAACCTTCCGAAGGGACAGCGCTGAAGGTCTGATTCTGACCTTGCTCAACATGTGCATTTCTTGGAGAAACGGTTCCACCAGCAAGTGCTTGGGCAGTCAGCGTATAAATTGGAACCGTGATCGGCTTATAAGTAACCCGTACTATATGGTCCGAAGTAACATTCTCAAGTGTAAATTCTGCGACTCCCGCATATGCGGACTGAATCACATCATCCACATACCATTGATCGACCGTATAGCCTGAATCGGGAAGAGCTGTAAACAATTTGGACTGTTCAGCCTCAACATGCTGGACCTCACTCGGAAGTATGCTTCCGTTTTCATCAGATTCAGGTACAACATCGTAACTCTCATATAAGTGAAAGTCCAAAGCAAATACATCACGATACACTGCCCCCTCGACAACTTCAAACTTCAGCTGATAATCGCCAGCCGCAAGCCCCAGAAACGGAGCAACCTCTTCAACTCCCACATCCTGGGTTTCATAAGCATGAAGTGTTGTAGTTTCATCATTATCAATGCGTCTGCTTATGCCATCACCAACAATAGTTATGTATACATTTACAGAAAGATTTTCACCTGTATTATTGTGGACTGTGGCCCCCATATCCGCTATTTTTGAAAAGGAATTTGGTAGATTTCGCTCATTCTTTCTCCATACCCCATATCCACTGCTGTACTGCGATCCATCAAAATCAAAACAAGCCAATACCTCTGTTGGGTCAGTAGCATCACAAGCAAGTATCATGTTCATTGCCTCTGACGAAACAAACATCTCCTCCCATAAGTCGTTATAGGGTAATGGTTGAATGGAAACAGTCCTGCTTATCGGACTGGGCTGAGACACGAATCTGAGTGTGAGTATGGGATAAGGTGTGTCATGGACCAACGCTTTAAATTTTTCCCACTTCACAAAAACATTTTTATAAACTTCCGGTTTATCATAGGTACCATCAATCGTTTCTATAAAAGAAAACAGTGCACCCGACGGATCATGCACATAAACACCTTCGTTGGAAATTCCGGTTAAAACAACTGCATGTCCTGCGTTGGCAACTTCGTCCGAAGGAACTATACCCATCACAAGAGGTCCTAGTGGGACAGTCTGATCTAAATAGTTACGCACGCTTTGCCACAACATATAGTCCGACAAACCACTATCATCATTTTGCGTAAAGTTTTTGTGCTCATATCCAAATCCATCTCTTGCATAGAAGTATTCACCCAAGGGCGATAGAACGTCCTCAACCCCTATAGTTTCTGTTATATCGCTAATGCTGCCCCCCCCACTTACATCTTCTCCATCCCAAGCAGCTAACTCCCATGGGGTAACAGAACTTCCATAATATTTTGCGGCCATAGTTGTGGCATGAAATAAACACCACTGCGCATTGTATTGACTATAATAAGGAACAGCATGCAAAACACTTGGTTTAACGTGAAACGAATCTGCCCAGTCCCAAGCATCCGTTTTACCCCCTGGATCAACCTCTGTTCTAACCGCCTTGTAGTAATTCCCCTCTTCATTGGGAGTAAAAGTACTAGAGAATATGTACTGACTATTGCCTGCGATTTCATGATAAGGCGTGGTAACATCGAAATCCCAACTAGTTGATTGATCACGATCCAGTAAAAGCCTAATTCGGGTTTTTTTTGGTGTTGGAGTGTTGTTAACGACCACTGCTTCAATTCTCAGCTCTTCGCCAGCGATAACCGTTGAACTTGAATTCAGCAACTGATCATCCTCAACTCTATAGAGATTTAACTCTTTTACGAAAGGCCAGTTCCGCTTCATTACAATTGAATGGCTCGCCGAATCTACCATTAACTCACCTGTGCACCATAGCTCACCTAAATTATCAAAAGGATTCTGTCCTTCATAATAGGCTTCAAATGCGTAGTACTCAGCGGAAACATCTTGCCAAAGTACTTGGCCACTGGTATCGGTTATACGTTCATCAGTGTTTTGGTCGTTATTCCAATATCTAACTACCTTGACGTTTGATTTAGGGGTGGCATTCTGGTCCTGAATAGTCAACTGTATATCTGAAGAATTTGCGGGCGCACAATCGGCCACCAGGCGAGGGGCATTTCCAGCTTCCAAGCTTTCATAGGTCTGATACCCCGAAGGGTTTACTGCCTGGATGCATAGCGATATGTCTGATTGGCCATTATCAATGGCAGTTTGTAAATAGCTTTTTAGCTCCGGAATTTCGAAGTCTAACCACCCAATTAAATCACCTGACA comes from the Anaerohalosphaera lusitana genome and includes:
- a CDS encoding DUF7594 domain-containing protein, which produces MLVSGNAKSCLEKSAVFVKKQSKCIFAIIVMAFSVGMASEVSLDAGEDACVYSGSSQSNYGENNALIVGQYSGEWRFYVKWDISTLSQMEVNSAKIRLRKPMTGSALSILFGKATSDWSQQSLTWDNKPTATTLTFTQYSVSGDLIGWLDFEIPELKSYLQTAIDNGQSDISLCIQAVNPSGYQTYESLEAGNAPRLVADCAPANSSDIQLTIQDQNATPKSNVKVVRYWNNDQNTDERITDTSGQVLWQDVSAEYYAFEAYYEGQNPFDNLGELWCTGELMVDSASHSIVMKRNWPFVKELNLYRVEDDQLLNSSSTVIAGEELRIEAVVVNNTPTPKKTRIRLLLDRDQSTSWDFDVTTPYHEIAGNSQYIFSSTFTPNEEGNYYKAVRTEVDPGGKTDAWDWADSFHVKPSVLHAVPYYSQYNAQWCLFHATTMAAKYYGSSVTPWELAAWDGEDVSGGGSISDITETIGVEDVLSPLGEYFYARDGFGYEHKNFTQNDDSGLSDYMLWQSVRNYLDQTVPLGPLVMGIVPSDEVANAGHAVVLTGISNEGVYVHDPSGALFSFIETIDGTYDKPEVYKNVFVKWEKFKALVHDTPYPILTLRFVSQPSPISRTVSIQPLPYNDLWEEMFVSSEAMNMILACDATDPTEVLACFDFDGSQYSSGYGVWRKNERNLPNSFSKIADMGATVHNNTGENLSVNVYITIVGDGISRRIDNDETTTLHAYETQDVGVEEVAPFLGLAAGDYQLKFEVVEGAVYRDVFALDFHLYESYDVVPESDENGSILPSEVQHVEAEQSKLFTALPDSGYTVDQWYVDDVIQSAYAGVAEFTLENVTSDHIVRVTYKPITVPIYTLTAQALAGGTVSPRNAHVEQGQNQTFSAVPSEGYRVSQWFIDDVHQSTIDGQDQCTITNVQSDHQIVVDFELVTVTVPDVVGCSEAEAESILANSQLTLGSISHDYSETVPVGFVISQLPASGSFTTIGESVDLIISDGPSPDYVDIVVEVDLTTTEKLTGGNLEIPVTISNTGTVNAVPNDPYYFDTTAYIETDQQVDWNSLGETSAVAELEMSSLAAGSDHVGKLTFVAPQQAGTYYVRIKGDDFDSVEESDETNNWSSIITLNILEPLDVADITGDGSVNFKDFAKLAGNWLNSCDSLTYCDGADVNRDKHIDILDLIVLSEFWLEQIEPTPVNGFIVTEGLYDDQAEWDAIVCEQFGADYRVADWNDLKQFYADGGDLLALFDGLGLTEHGDCAFVTRGGVKQYSSDRYYYASRHEHSKPSYYMAHDNIDNYLVSLGSWYGSRRILAIKEPTLFFDNFNDGDFVSDPQWQEQNNDDYPGSVVVEDGALKFYRSGAGGNGGSVGVLKEASIPVNSGTYVAFDANAVYRSVGAGCGWNCGEFPVIVQLTAQDSDGNEMILKYALNYGGAIQDKTESTFIQRCLDVPQGEWVQGIAFNIQETWPEAASIISIQLRGAGWDFEGYIDNFQIGRLD